From the Musa acuminata AAA Group cultivar baxijiao chromosome BXJ3-7, Cavendish_Baxijiao_AAA, whole genome shotgun sequence genome, one window contains:
- the LOC103990317 gene encoding ocs element-binding factor 1, which yields MLLLDAAFDALDPSWFDADPAPSTAGSAKPSPDEHRRLRRKISNRESARRCRMRKQRHLEELRAESARLRALNRDMASRVGDLSHRCLLFRRANHRLRVESAALSRRLDELRRLVLLRQVLMVAASPPVASHGGFGGVGCDQAWAASLIA from the coding sequence ATGCTGCTCCTCGACGCCGCCTTCGACGCCCTCGACCCCTCCTGGTTCGACGCCGACCCGGCCCCGTCGACTGCCGGCTCGGCCAAGCCCTCCCCCGACGAGCACAGGCGGCTCCGCCGGAAGATCTCCAACCGCGAGTCGGCCCGCCGCTGCCGGATGCGGAAGCAGCGCCACCTCGAGGAGCTCCGCGCCGAGTCGGCCCGGCTCCGGGCCCTGAACCGGGACATGGCTAGCCGGGTCGGCGACCTGTCCCACCGCTGCCTGCTATTCCGCCGGGCGAACCACCGGCTCCGGGTCGAGTCCGCGGCCCTCAGCCGGAGGCTGGACGAGCTCCGCCGGCTGGTCCTCCTACGGCAGGTGTTGATGGTGGCGGCGTCGCCCCCCGTTGCCTCTCATGGCGGGTTTGGTGGCGTGGGATGCGACCAGGCGTGGGCCGCGTCACTGATCGCGTGA
- the LOC135643751 gene encoding pistil-specific extensin-like protein — MDHSYSQSLQAAPPAPASQGRAPPYQAAIHAVQKPQGKPWRRPDQPPPPPRVYRVDPRDFRQLVQRLTGAPRSVPPPRPLNVVALPPFTQRRVVGGGPDAAVSINQSPAGFLGILPPRPLYSSLRPFPLLGPADPRGSMEQLIHSDL, encoded by the coding sequence ATGGATCACAGCTATTCTCAATCCCTGCAAGCAGCGCCACCAGCTCCAGCCTCGCAAGGGAGGGCGCCTCCATACCAGGCCGCGATCCACGCGGTGCAAAAGCCACAGGGGAAGCCGTGGAGGAGGCCCGACCAGCCTCCGCCGCCGCCCAGGGTGTACCGGGTTGATCCCCGGGACTTCCGCCAGCTGGTGCAGAGGCTGACGGGCGCGCCCCGATCGGTGCCTCCGCCGCGTCCACTAAACGTGGTGGCCTTGCCGCCGTTCACGCAGCGGCGTGTTGTTGGTGGCGGTCCAGACGCCGCTGTTTCCATCAACCAGTCTCCTGCAGGGTTCCTGGGGATACTGCCTCCTCGTCCACTGTACTCGAGCTTGCGGCCTTTCCCACTTCTTGGCCCTGCGGATCCAAGGGGGAGCATGGAGCAGCTAATCCACTCTGATCTCTAG
- the LOC135586438 gene encoding myb-related protein 330-like isoform X2, protein MASAAAGSLSRKRLLGLRRCGKSCRLRWLNYLRPNLKHGEYSEEEDEIICRLYLTIGSRWSLIATQLPGRTDNDIKNYWNTRLKTKLLGKQQKHHRQARRATAPQQEVKIRENGILVQLPPSEAHRSASPGMADSHGEASGSSSGFPSELDEILRFDSAAPQGLDYLYEARGMAEESSGTSTPEEESMNWDEMIPFMYPDWVHGGQEIFTMQ, encoded by the exons ATGGCATCGGCGGCAGCTGGATCTCTCTCCCGAAAAAgattg CTAGGCCTCAGGCGGTGCGGCAAGAGCTGCCGTCTCCGGTGGTTGAACTACCTCCGGCCGAACCTAAAGCACGGCGAGTACTCCGAGGAAGAAGATGAGATCATCTGCAGATTATATTTGACCATCGGTAGCAG GTGGTCATTGATCGCCACGCAGTTGCCGGGGAGAACCGACAACgacatcaagaactactggaacacgaGGTTGAAGACGAAGCTCCTGGGCAAgcagcagaagcatcaccgacagGCACGCAGAGCCACGGCGCCGCAGCAAGAAGTCAAGATCCGAGAGAATGGAATCCTGGTGCAACTACCTCCATCGGAAGCCCATCGATCAGCTTCGCCTGGCATGGCTGATTCGCATGGTGAAGCTTCAGGAAGCTCCAGTGGATTCCCATCTGAGCTCGACGAGATCCTGCGCTTCGACTCGGCAGCACCACAAGGGTTGGATTACCTCTACGAGGCCAGGGGCATGGCCGAGGAGAGCAGCGGGACGAGCACGCCGGAGGAGGAGAGCATGAACTGGGACGAGATGATCCCCTTCATGTACCCAGATTGGGTGCACGGCGGGCAAGAGATCTTTACCATGCAGTGA
- the LOC135586438 gene encoding transcription factor RAX3-like isoform X1: protein MGRAPCCDKANVKKGLWSTEEDAKLKSYIEQHGIGGSWISLPKKIGLRRCGKSCRLRWLNYLRPNLKHGEYSEEEDEIICRLYLTIGSRWSLIATQLPGRTDNDIKNYWNTRLKTKLLGKQQKHHRQARRATAPQQEVKIRENGILVQLPPSEAHRSASPGMADSHGEASGSSSGFPSELDEILRFDSAAPQGLDYLYEARGMAEESSGTSTPEEESMNWDEMIPFMYPDWVHGGQEIFTMQ, encoded by the exons ATGGGAAGAGCCCCCTGCTGCGACAAGGCTAACGTGAAGAAAGGCTTGTGGTCGACCGAAGAAGACGCTAAACTCAAGTCCTACATCGAGCAGCATGGCATCGGCGGCAGCTGGATCTCTCTCCCGAAAAAgattg GCCTCAGGCGGTGCGGCAAGAGCTGCCGTCTCCGGTGGTTGAACTACCTCCGGCCGAACCTAAAGCACGGCGAGTACTCCGAGGAAGAAGATGAGATCATCTGCAGATTATATTTGACCATCGGTAGCAG GTGGTCATTGATCGCCACGCAGTTGCCGGGGAGAACCGACAACgacatcaagaactactggaacacgaGGTTGAAGACGAAGCTCCTGGGCAAgcagcagaagcatcaccgacagGCACGCAGAGCCACGGCGCCGCAGCAAGAAGTCAAGATCCGAGAGAATGGAATCCTGGTGCAACTACCTCCATCGGAAGCCCATCGATCAGCTTCGCCTGGCATGGCTGATTCGCATGGTGAAGCTTCAGGAAGCTCCAGTGGATTCCCATCTGAGCTCGACGAGATCCTGCGCTTCGACTCGGCAGCACCACAAGGGTTGGATTACCTCTACGAGGCCAGGGGCATGGCCGAGGAGAGCAGCGGGACGAGCACGCCGGAGGAGGAGAGCATGAACTGGGACGAGATGATCCCCTTCATGTACCCAGATTGGGTGCACGGCGGGCAAGAGATCTTTACCATGCAGTGA